In Candidatus Bathyarchaeia archaeon, a genomic segment contains:
- a CDS encoding serine hydroxymethyltransferase, with protein MEEFFKLALELIGASEKHEVYRGEECINLIASEGLKSPAVREILQLTMDLESRYAEGENDLEGHVKKRYYQGQKYITVIEDCTTDLMKMLFKCSWADVRLVSGTHANLATFKGLSLTTKSRKMVVAPLSAGAHISHDYTGLAGMVLGLENIEHTYDIERMNIDPDKSAEIIKAAKPGIVTFGGSLFLFPHPVKELSDTAHDAGAYIVYDAAHVLGLIAGGMFQDPLREGADFITASTHKTFPGPQGGVILADRRDERMEKAIKNVQYAIFPLSTSNTHLGRLPATGIAALELKIFGEALARQTVRNAQVAGQYLYENGLKVLGERYGFTMSHQLAVDVREYGGGKRVSEALEEANIILNRNLLPYDDQNNRENPSGIRIGFQDVTRRGFDESDIKHLCDLMLDVIKGRRRPEEVRKDVIALRREHDEIKYGFRSVKEAIEYLQRSLKGI; from the coding sequence ATGGAAGAGTTCTTTAAGCTAGCCCTCGAGCTTATTGGGGCAAGCGAGAAACATGAGGTATATCGTGGTGAGGAGTGCATAAACCTAATAGCTAGCGAGGGACTAAAGTCCCCGGCTGTCAGGGAGATTCTTCAGCTCACAATGGATCTTGAGAGCAGGTATGCTGAGGGTGAGAATGACCTTGAGGGACATGTGAAGAAGCGATACTATCAGGGGCAAAAATATATTACTGTTATAGAGGATTGCACGACAGATCTAATGAAGATGCTATTTAAGTGTAGCTGGGCTGATGTCCGGCTGGTCTCCGGAACCCATGCTAACCTAGCAACATTTAAGGGCTTATCATTAACAACCAAGAGTCGGAAGATGGTTGTCGCACCATTAAGTGCCGGAGCACATATATCCCATGACTACACCGGTTTAGCCGGAATGGTTTTAGGCTTAGAGAATATAGAGCACACATACGATATTGAGAGGATGAATATAGATCCAGATAAGTCAGCTGAGATTATTAAGGCGGCAAAACCCGGCATAGTAACATTCGGCGGAAGCCTATTCCTATTCCCCCACCCAGTTAAAGAGCTAAGCGACACAGCGCATGATGCCGGCGCATACATAGTTTATGATGCAGCGCACGTGCTTGGCTTAATAGCCGGGGGAATGTTCCAAGACCCGCTTAGGGAGGGCGCGGACTTCATAACAGCATCAACCCATAAGACCTTCCCAGGACCACAGGGCGGTGTAATCCTAGCCGATAGGAGGGATGAGCGTATGGAAAAAGCCATAAAGAATGTTCAGTACGCGATTTTCCCGCTTAGCACATCGAACACTCATCTTGGCAGGCTTCCGGCAACAGGCATAGCAGCCCTAGAACTTAAGATATTCGGTGAGGCGCTTGCAAGGCAGACTGTTAGGAATGCGCAGGTAGCTGGCCAATATCTTTATGAGAATGGCCTAAAGGTTCTTGGTGAACGCTATGGCTTCACGATGTCACATCAGCTAGCCGTTGATGTCCGAGAATATGGTGGCGGTAAGAGGGTTTCCGAAGCCCTTGAGGAAGCAAACATAATATTAAATAGAAATCTTCTGCCATACGACGACCAAAATAACCGTGAGAACCCATCTGGCATAAGAATAGGCTTCCAAGACGTAACTAGAAGAGGTTTCGATGAAAGTGATATAAAACATCTATGTGACCTAATGCTCGATGTAATTAAGGGCAGGCGCAGACCAGAAGAAGTAAGAAAAGACGTTATAGCGCTAAGAAGAGAACATGATGAAATCAAATATGGGTTCCGAAGCGTAAAAGAAGCCATAGAGTACTTGCAGAGAAGCCTAAAAGGAATATAA
- the aroD gene encoding type I 3-dehydroquinate dehydratase, producing MKICTPIPAVNIRETLRMIQSAEVKGADIVEVRFDYMSLSEIMRGLDKLVDIVKCCSVPLIATNRVIEQGGRCCLSEDQRLRTLIKAAEAGFTYVDVELTTRRLNEVVESVKNYGSKVIVSLHDFNHTPSILDMERIVKKQMEAGADICKIITMANNITDNINCLIFTYEMSKKVDLICFAMGNRGLLSRVLSPLFGASFTYASLEEGAETAPGQITIGELREIYRRLGVEV from the coding sequence GTGAAGATTTGCACTCCAATACCTGCCGTGAATATTAGGGAGACCTTAAGAATGATTCAGAGCGCTGAGGTGAAGGGTGCCGACATAGTTGAGGTGCGATTTGATTATATGAGTCTCTCAGAAATAATGCGAGGTTTAGATAAGCTGGTGGATATTGTTAAGTGCTGTTCTGTACCTTTAATAGCAACTAATAGGGTTATTGAGCAGGGTGGGAGATGTTGTTTAAGTGAGGATCAGAGACTGAGAACACTTATTAAGGCTGCTGAAGCTGGCTTCACCTATGTTGATGTTGAGTTAACAACGAGGCGGCTTAATGAGGTTGTTGAGTCAGTTAAGAATTATGGGTCAAAGGTTATAGTGTCATTGCATGATTTTAACCATACACCTTCAATTCTAGATATGGAGAGGATTGTTAAGAAGCAAATGGAGGCTGGAGCTGATATATGCAAGATTATTACGATGGCGAACAATATTACGGATAATATTAATTGCTTAATCTTCACATATGAGATGAGTAAAAAAGTTGATTTGATCTGCTTCGCTATGGGTAATAGGGGTCTACTTTCAAGGGTTCTCTCACCGCTCTTCGGCGCATCATTTACCTACGCATCGCTTGAAGAGGGCGCTGAGACGGCGCCTGGGCAGATAACAATAGGGGAGTTGAGGGAGATTTATAGGAGGCTGGGGGTCGAGGTATGA
- the aroA gene encoding 3-phosphoshikimate 1-carboxyvinyltransferase produces MSDLIIKGGAVLSGSVKAPPSKAHTHRAIIAASLSNGLSKIHNPLICDDTLATINACRMLGAEIKKIDGLIEILGRPKPETPSDVINCGESGSTIRFITPICALADGISVLTGSESLRRRPMAPLLEALNQLGVKCYSTRMNGYPPIVVFGGGIKGGEVSIRGDISSQFISGLLFATPMAENDTYIVLSTPLESKPYVDITLDFLNRHGIKADFSKNVFHVYSGQKYRPCDHFIEGDFSSAAFLLAAASITNSHIRVENLLKDSLQGDKIIVKVLSEAGAHIRIGDDFVEVNGAEEQLNPINVDMRDNPDLVPVCAALACFSRDRSVIRGVRRLRYKESDRIMALLSEFRKMGADITFTDDCLIIDGGRDLHGAEIDPYGDHRIAMACALLALNAGGETIIHDAKCINKSYPDFVRDMRLLGAEILERQFNR; encoded by the coding sequence TTGTCTGATCTAATTATTAAAGGGGGAGCTGTTCTAAGCGGATCTGTTAAGGCTCCGCCATCAAAAGCCCATACCCACCGCGCCATAATAGCGGCATCCCTCTCAAATGGGCTCTCAAAGATTCATAATCCGCTTATCTGTGATGATACACTAGCGACTATTAATGCATGTAGGATGCTTGGGGCTGAAATAAAGAAGATAGATGGCTTAATTGAGATCTTGGGTAGACCTAAGCCTGAAACCCCTAGTGATGTGATAAACTGTGGGGAGTCGGGTTCAACAATAAGGTTTATTACACCAATATGCGCTTTAGCCGACGGGATCTCAGTCTTAACTGGCAGTGAGAGTCTGAGGAGGAGACCTATGGCTCCACTGCTTGAAGCCCTAAATCAGCTTGGTGTCAAATGTTACTCGACACGCATGAATGGTTATCCGCCGATAGTTGTCTTCGGCGGTGGGATAAAGGGTGGTGAAGTCTCCATTAGAGGCGATATTAGTTCACAGTTTATTTCTGGTCTGCTTTTTGCAACGCCCATGGCTGAAAATGATACATATATAGTTCTATCAACACCCCTTGAATCTAAACCTTATGTAGACATAACATTAGATTTCCTCAATAGGCATGGGATAAAAGCGGATTTTTCCAAAAATGTTTTCCATGTCTACTCTGGGCAAAAATATAGGCCGTGTGATCACTTTATTGAGGGTGATTTTTCATCAGCAGCTTTTCTCCTAGCCGCAGCCTCCATAACAAACTCACATATTAGAGTTGAAAATCTTCTAAAGGACTCGCTCCAGGGAGATAAGATTATTGTTAAAGTGCTTAGTGAGGCTGGCGCCCACATTAGGATTGGCGACGACTTTGTTGAGGTGAATGGCGCTGAAGAACAATTAAATCCCATTAATGTTGATATGAGGGATAATCCAGATCTAGTCCCGGTTTGCGCAGCATTAGCATGCTTCTCCAGGGATAGGTCAGTAATTCGCGGTGTTAGAAGGCTTAGGTATAAAGAGTCAGATAGGATTATGGCTTTACTAAGTGAGTTTAGGAAGATGGGTGCGGATATAACTTTTACAGATGACTGCCTAATTATTGATGGTGGGAGAGATCTTCATGGTGCTGAAATAGACCCGTATGGGGATCATAGGATAGCTATGGCATGCGCTCTTCTAGCTTTAAATGCCGGTGGGGAAACAATTATACATGACGCTAAATGCATAAATAAATCGTATCCAGATTTTGTTAGAGACATGCGCCTGTTAGGGGCAGAGATCCTTGAGCGGCAATTCAATAGGTAA
- a CDS encoding shikimate dehydrogenase yields MSISGKTKVYAIIGYPVNHSLSPIIQNAAFQHLGLDCVYVAFNVRPERLKEAILGIKSLGIQGLNVTMPYKISIIQYLDELDEDARKVGSVNTVINVNNKLIGYTTDGIGALNALRYAGIDPSGKKIVILGAGGASRSISFTLARYANELIILNRTLEKAESLVNDIAKFLGMGINVKACSFTDENLRRELEDADILINATSIGMKPNDHETPVKRDFLRGGLVVFDIIYEPLETRLLGEAKSVGAKTIDGLSMLIHQGAVSFEIWTGLKAPIEIMREAALRKIRETEKKSNGFMEDS; encoded by the coding sequence ATGAGTATATCTGGTAAGACTAAGGTTTACGCTATCATCGGCTATCCGGTTAATCACTCTCTTAGCCCGATAATTCAGAATGCAGCATTTCAGCATTTAGGTTTAGACTGTGTTTATGTGGCATTCAATGTCCGTCCGGAGAGACTTAAAGAAGCTATTTTAGGAATTAAAAGTCTTGGTATTCAAGGTTTAAACGTCACAATGCCCTATAAGATCAGCATAATTCAGTACTTGGATGAATTGGATGAGGATGCTAGGAAAGTGGGTTCAGTGAACACCGTTATAAACGTGAATAATAAACTTATAGGCTACACAACTGATGGTATAGGGGCTTTAAACGCTCTAAGGTATGCTGGCATCGACCCCTCAGGAAAGAAAATAGTTATTTTAGGTGCTGGCGGCGCATCCAGATCTATATCATTCACGCTTGCCCGATATGCAAACGAGCTTATAATACTTAACAGAACCCTCGAGAAGGCTGAAAGCTTAGTAAATGATATCGCTAAGTTTTTGGGGATGGGAATAAATGTTAAGGCATGTAGCTTTACTGATGAGAATTTGAGAAGGGAACTTGAGGATGCGGATATATTGATTAATGCAACATCTATTGGTATGAAACCTAATGACCATGAAACCCCTGTTAAACGTGATTTTCTACGCGGTGGTCTTGTGGTCTTTGATATAATTTATGAGCCGCTGGAGACAAGACTCCTCGGAGAGGCTAAATCTGTTGGCGCGAAGACAATTGATGGGCTATCTATGCTTATACATCAGGGAGCAGTCTCCTTTGAGATATGGACTGGTTTAAAGGCGCCAATAGAGATTATGAGGGAAGCTGCCTTAAGAAAGATAAGGGAGACTGAGAAAAAATCTAATGGTTTTATGGAGGACTCATGA
- the aroC gene encoding chorismate synthase, which produces MSGNSIGKALVFTCFGESHGEHIGAILDGCPAGLPLNESDIQAELDKRRPALAGISTSRMEEDRVEIVSGIYKGYTTGAPICMMVRNRDIDSKPYESVMIKPRPGHADYTARIKYGGYNDPRGGGRFSGRITVAYVMAGAIAKKLLSLIGVEVLAHTVQIGSVRVEDEVSYDDIRRNVYTNPARCAIPELANRMVEEILSAARDGDSAGGVIEGIALNVPAGLGEPIFDSLDADIAKMLFNIPAVKGVEFGAGFRVASMRGSEANDQYAIRDGKVITLTNNAGGIIGGISNGMPIKVRVAFKPTPSISKKQRTVNLETMSEEEIQVAGRHDPCIVPRAVPVVEACLAFVIADHSLRAGKIPRTIKT; this is translated from the coding sequence TTGAGCGGCAATTCAATAGGTAAAGCCCTTGTATTCACATGCTTTGGTGAAAGTCACGGGGAACATATAGGCGCTATTTTAGATGGGTGCCCGGCTGGATTACCATTGAATGAGTCAGATATACAAGCAGAACTCGATAAGAGGAGACCTGCCCTCGCCGGGATAAGCACATCTAGGATGGAGGAGGATAGGGTTGAAATAGTCTCCGGAATCTATAAGGGATATACGACTGGCGCGCCAATATGCATGATGGTCAGAAACAGGGATATTGACTCTAAACCATATGAAAGCGTTATGATTAAACCTAGACCTGGACATGCCGATTATACTGCTAGAATTAAGTATGGCGGATATAATGATCCGCGTGGCGGTGGAAGATTCTCTGGGCGGATAACAGTGGCTTATGTTATGGCTGGAGCTATCGCCAAGAAGCTCCTAAGCCTAATTGGTGTTGAAGTATTAGCCCATACGGTACAGATTGGCTCTGTAAGGGTTGAGGATGAAGTCTCCTATGACGATATAAGAAGGAATGTTTATACTAATCCGGCTAGATGCGCTATCCCGGAATTAGCCAATAGAATGGTTGAGGAGATTTTAAGCGCTGCTAGGGATGGCGATAGCGCAGGTGGTGTCATTGAGGGTATTGCGCTTAATGTTCCAGCGGGACTTGGTGAGCCAATATTTGATTCGCTTGATGCGGATATAGCAAAGATGCTGTTCAATATACCAGCCGTTAAGGGTGTTGAGTTCGGTGCTGGCTTTAGAGTAGCATCCATGAGGGGTTCTGAGGCGAATGACCAATATGCCATTAGGGATGGAAAGGTTATTACGTTAACGAATAATGCTGGTGGAATAATAGGCGGAATATCTAACGGCATGCCAATAAAAGTTAGAGTCGCCTTCAAGCCAACACCATCAATATCAAAAAAGCAGAGGACAGTAAACTTGGAAACAATGAGTGAGGAGGAAATTCAAGTTGCCGGAAGGCATGACCCATGCATAGTCCCAAGAGCAGTCCCAGTGGTCGAAGCATGCCTAGCATTCGTAATAGCGGACCATTCATTAAGAGCTGGAAAGATACCGAGAACAATTAAGACTTAG
- a CDS encoding AMP phosphorylase: MKLKVKLLDLEAGGKFIVVLNKDDAEDMGVSGLSRVRISYAGKWLTAIVNVALESVAKGYIGVYNEVKIFLNLRDGDEVDVEAAHFPLSVYYIRNKLSGRKLAYEEIFEIVRDVVSGNLSEIEIAAFVTALHTFGLDLDEATSLSMAMVETGNRLELKKPLIVDKHSIGGVPGDKTTLLVVPIIAASGLTIPKSSSRSITSAAGTADRAEVLMPVTLSIEEMREVVEKTNGCIVWGGALDLAPADDIFIRVEHPLSIDPLLLPSIMSKKKAVGANLLVIDIPTGRGTKIKTIGEADLLAKDFIELGRRLGIKVQCAVTYGEQPVGYAIGPALEAWEALNTIMGRGQSYDLIDKAAHIAGILLEMSGKANRNGRAIALETLKSGKAEEKLREIISAQGGNPRIKPDDIALGSERFTVRSKRSGVVLWIDNASVVEAARLAGAPKDKGAGILLHKKIGDKVSEGDALATIFAERASKLERAISIFEEFPVIGVSDRMEMLIHEVKERPVTKKTFVLER; the protein is encoded by the coding sequence ATGAAACTTAAGGTTAAATTACTTGATTTAGAGGCTGGTGGAAAATTCATAGTTGTTTTGAATAAAGATGATGCTGAAGATATGGGTGTTTCAGGCTTAAGCCGTGTTAGGATTTCATATGCTGGTAAATGGTTGACGGCTATAGTTAATGTTGCATTGGAGAGTGTTGCAAAAGGCTATATTGGCGTATATAATGAGGTCAAGATTTTTCTGAATTTAAGGGATGGAGATGAGGTTGATGTTGAGGCAGCGCACTTCCCGCTCTCAGTCTACTATATAAGGAATAAGCTGAGCGGAAGGAAGCTGGCTTATGAAGAAATATTTGAGATAGTTAGGGATGTTGTCAGCGGGAATTTAAGCGAGATTGAGATTGCAGCCTTTGTAACAGCCCTCCACACCTTTGGATTAGATTTGGATGAGGCAACAAGCCTATCTATGGCTATGGTTGAGACTGGGAATAGGCTTGAGCTCAAGAAGCCTCTAATAGTTGATAAGCATTCCATAGGTGGCGTTCCCGGAGATAAAACAACGCTTCTCGTTGTCCCAATAATTGCCGCATCAGGCTTAACAATACCTAAATCCTCATCTAGGTCTATAACATCCGCTGCTGGAACAGCAGATAGGGCTGAGGTCCTTATGCCAGTTACATTGAGCATAGAGGAGATGCGCGAGGTTGTCGAGAAGACTAATGGTTGCATTGTTTGGGGCGGAGCATTAGATTTAGCACCAGCAGACGACATATTCATTAGGGTTGAGCATCCATTATCAATAGACCCGCTTCTACTGCCTTCGATAATGAGCAAGAAGAAGGCTGTTGGCGCAAACCTCTTAGTAATCGATATACCAACAGGCAGGGGGACAAAGATAAAGACTATTGGCGAGGCAGATCTATTGGCTAAAGACTTTATTGAGCTTGGCCGCAGGCTTGGAATAAAGGTTCAGTGTGCGGTTACATATGGTGAGCAGCCAGTTGGCTACGCAATAGGACCAGCCTTGGAGGCTTGGGAAGCCCTAAACACGATAATGGGTAGGGGTCAATCATATGATTTAATAGATAAGGCAGCTCATATAGCTGGAATACTGCTGGAGATGAGTGGAAAAGCCAATAGAAATGGTAGGGCGATAGCCCTGGAAACACTAAAGTCGGGAAAAGCGGAGGAGAAGCTACGTGAAATAATCAGCGCCCAGGGAGGAAACCCGAGAATTAAGCCTGATGATATAGCGTTGGGTTCGGAGAGGTTCACTGTACGCTCTAAGAGGAGCGGTGTAGTCCTATGGATAGATAATGCGTCGGTGGTTGAGGCTGCTAGGCTCGCTGGTGCGCCTAAAGATAAGGGTGCTGGTATCCTATTGCATAAGAAGATAGGTGATAAGGTTTCTGAAGGCGATGCGTTAGCAACAATATTTGCTGAAAGAGCCAGTAAACTTGAGAGAGCCATAAGCATCTTTGAGGAGTTCCCGGTTATAGGCGTTAGTGACAGGATGGAGATGCTAATCCATGAGGTTAAGGAGAGACCAGTGACTAAGAAGACATTCGTCCTTGAGCGCTAA
- a CDS encoding shikimate kinase, which yields MIGRAVAYGAVTIINAISCGLGAALGVDLKTEATVKITSEPGRIEGRILSDPSESTILIEKVVRYILKRFNLEDQYGAYVETRSNIPIARGLKSSSVAANAIALATLSAIGEEIDDLAVINIGVDASIEAGVTVTGAFDDACASYFGNIVITDNYERKILGRFYPEEDYAVLIWVPLEKVYTSKSDIGRMRLISGEVKALHKMVLLGDYWRAMTINGILYSVVLGYNPNIAVDALAAGAIAAGLSGKGPAVAAVVPRDKISDVHAVWEKYGGEIIKTKINREKAHVL from the coding sequence TTGATTGGACGCGCGGTGGCGTATGGAGCTGTCACCATTATTAATGCAATATCATGCGGTCTAGGGGCAGCTCTAGGGGTGGATTTGAAGACGGAAGCCACCGTTAAGATAACCAGTGAGCCGGGAAGAATTGAGGGTAGAATTTTGTCAGACCCATCTGAGAGTACAATATTGATTGAGAAAGTTGTTAGATACATCTTAAAACGCTTCAACCTTGAAGATCAATATGGCGCTTATGTTGAAACCCGATCTAATATCCCGATTGCACGTGGATTAAAAAGTAGTAGCGTTGCGGCGAATGCTATAGCTCTTGCCACGTTATCAGCTATAGGTGAGGAAATCGATGATTTAGCAGTCATTAATATAGGGGTGGATGCTTCGATTGAAGCTGGCGTGACTGTTACCGGGGCATTTGATGATGCATGCGCCTCCTATTTTGGGAATATCGTGATAACAGATAACTATGAAAGGAAGATACTGGGGCGATTCTATCCGGAAGAAGATTACGCTGTACTAATATGGGTTCCATTAGAGAAGGTTTATACATCGAAATCTGATATTGGCAGAATGAGGCTAATATCTGGTGAAGTTAAGGCATTACATAAAATGGTTTTACTGGGAGATTACTGGCGCGCTATGACAATTAATGGAATATTATATTCTGTGGTTTTAGGCTATAACCCTAATATTGCAGTGGATGCGTTGGCTGCTGGAGCGATAGCCGCTGGTTTATCCGGTAAGGGTCCAGCCGTGGCTGCTGTTGTTCCGAGAGATAAAATTAGTGATGTGCATGCGGTTTGGGAGAAGTATGGTGGCGAGATTATTAAGACAAAGATTAATCGTGAGAAAGCTCATGTTTTATAA